The DNA window TTCGTATAATAATTGGTTGAATTTGAGAATATTTTTCCCATTCATTTCGGTGCTTTCAAATTGATTTGCGGTAATAGGTTCGCCAAACTTAAGTATTAATCTTTTGCCAAATAATCTGTAAGAACTTATACTAATGCCCACAGGTTGTACTATTAAATCGTGTCCAATCTGCGGATGGTTCCAACCTTGAAAAGCCAAGCGGGCTGTACCTTTCTTTAAAGGTCGAAGTTTCCACTCATTAATACATAAACCTTCGGAGAATATGAGAACGGCTTCCTTATTTATCATCACACTTTTGCTGGCATTAAAAGTCTCGTCGTTCAAGCTCAAGTTTTCTTTGCCTTCGCTTAATCTATATATAGGAATGGCATTGATGGCCTCCAATATTTTGCGGGCACGTGGTTTTTTAAACACATCGCCTCGGGTGAGTATATGCACGGGCACATCGAACAAAGAGCAAAGCGTAACTCCATCTATAAATGCATCAGGGTGGGTGCAAGCCAAAATTATAGGGCCGGGTTTCTTTAATACTTCTGGCTTGTTTATATATATTTTTCTGTAGAAAAGCATACGGGTAAGCGTGGCCATAAAAGCACAAAATCTGTATATCATGCTGCAAATGTATTGACAACTTACCTTGTTTGCGGTTTGGATTTGACAAGTTTTGTCGGTTTGCGTCGATTTGACAACTTTGCTTGTTGAAAGGATGACTTTGAAAAATCGTAGATATAAACCGTGAAATAGCAAAAAATTAATAAGGTGAATATGCATATATTGTAAAAATAGACCCTATTAGCTAAATATTGCAACTACTTTCACCAAACTTTAATTTTTCGGACAAAAAGTTAGATGCTTTTTTTAGATTTTGCTTCATTCACTGGTCTATTTCAGCATTTGAGCCATCATTTTATAAAATTTAGTATCTATTTTTACAATTCTTATTCACATTTGCCTTTTCAGAGCACAAAATCAAACTATCTTTGCCCACCATATAATAAACCCTAAAAATCCCTTATGCGTTTCAAAGCCCTAGAACTTATCGAGTCACGTAAACCACTCGAAGTAAAACCTCCACAAAGACTGAGCGATATTTTTGCCATCAATGTATTTGGCGACGAGAATATGAAAGCACACTTAAGCAAAGAAGCTTATAATGCCATTAAAGATTCTATTAAAAACGGTTCCTCCGTCGACCGAAAGTATGCTGACCAAATTGCTACTGCCATGAAGCAATGGGCTATATCAATGGGTTGTACGCATTATACACATTGGTTCCAACCTCTTACGGGCACTACAGCCGAGAAACATGATTCATTCTTCGAGCCCGATTCAAACGGTAAAGCTATGGAGAAATTTAGTGGGAATGCCTTGGTGCAGCAAGAACCCGATGCATCCAGTTTTCCCAGTGGCGGGATTCGTAATACTTTCGAAGCCCGCGGCTATTCAGCATGGGATCCTTCGTCGCCAGCTTTTTTAATTGACAATCCCAGTGGTAAAACATTATGTATTCCTACCATATTTGTAAGTTATACTGGCGAAGCTCTCGATTATAAAGCACCTTTGCTCAAAGCATTGAACGCCCTTGAAGAAGTTACTGTTGATATTTGCCGCAGCTATTTCGACCGTGATGTGCGTAGGGCTCATGCATCGTTGGGTATAGAGCAAGAATATTTTTTGGTGGACGAAGCCTTGCACAATGCCCGCCCCGATTTGGTATTAACAGGCCGCACACTTTTGGGACATGCCCCTGCCAAGGGACAACAATTGGAAGACCATTACTTTGGTTCCATCCCTGAGCGTATTCATAGTTATATGGTAGATGTGGAATGCGAAGCCATTAAACTGGGCATCCCTTTAAAAACCCGACATAATGAAGTAGCTCCCGCACAGTATGAGTGTGCTCCTATGTATGAAGAAGTGAATTTAGCAATAGACCACAACCAATTGTTGATGGATATTATGGAACGCATTGCACGCAAACATAGCCTAAAAGTATTGCTGCACGAGAAACCCTATGCAGGAGTAAATGGCTCGGGCAAGCATAACAATTGGAGTATTATAACAGATACAGGGGTGAACTTATTATCACCTGGCAAAACACCCAAGAACAATTTGCAGTTCCTTACTTTCTTTATCAATACTATTAAAGCCGTTCACGACCATGCAGATTTGTTGAGGGCTTCCATTGCCCATGCGGGTAACGACCACAGGCTAGGAGCCAACGAAGCACCACCTGCTATCATGTCGGTATTTATTGGTAGCCAACTTACCAAAGTATTGAACGACTTTAAAAAAGAATATAATAAAATAGGTCGCCCTCGTTTAGAGCAAGACTTAAAACTTCAGATAAAAAAGATACCCGAAATACTATTAGACAATACGGACAGAAACCGCACCAGTCCTTTTGCGTTTACGGGAAATAAATTTGAGTTTAGGGCAGTGGGCAGTAGTGCCAATTGTGCCAATTGTATGATAGTACTAAATACTATTGTTGCACAACAACTCAAGGAATTTAAAGCAGAGGTGGAGCAACTAATGAAAGACGGAGAGGCCAGCCAAAACAATGCTATCATTACCATCTTGCGTAAGTACCAAACTAAAAGCAAACGGATATTGTTTGAAGGAAATGGGTATAGCGATGAGTGGGTGAAAGAAGCCGAAGAACGTGGATTGAGCAATATTAAAACTACCCCAAAAGCCTTGGATGCTTATATGAGCAAAGCATCAAAAAAATTATTTGCCAGTAGTGGGGTATTCAGCGAACGTGAGCTGGAAGCCCGCCACGAAATTATGCTAGAAACTTATGTGAAAAAAATACAGATAGAAAGTCGTGTATTGGGCGAAATAGCCACCACACAGGTAATTCCTGTCGCATTAAAATACCAAACCGAGCTTGCCAAAAATATTGAGGCACTTAAAAATGCAGGTCTAAAAGCAGAACATTATAAAACACAAATGGATATGGTAGTAGGAATTAGCAACCATATAAAAAGTATAAAAACCGCAGTAGATGATATGACGGAAGCCCGCCGTGTGACTAATAATGTGGAAGACATGCACAAGCGTGCAATAGATTACTGCGATAAAGTAAGACCATACTTAGATTTGATACGTGAACATGCTGATGAGCTTGAATTTATAGTGGAAGATAAAATGTGGGTATTGCCAAAGTATAGGGAGTTGATGTTTGCGAGATAATAACTAGTATTAAGTGGTCAGTTGTTAGCAGGCTATTCGGCGGCTTGTAGTTAACACCACGTTTTTTTATCATATTTGCAATACAAACATTTTATCTGTAATACTGTTTAGTATGATATAATTTGTATTTAGTTATTAAAATCTTAAACAACTATTGTTATGAAAAAAGGCGATATTAAAAGAATCCTTGTTCCCGTTGATTTTTCTGAAACATCAGAAATTTCCTTGGTTGAGGCCATGACGCTGGCCAAACGTTTGAGTGCAGAAGTTTTTATTCTGCATGTTATTGAATCGAGCGGTTATTACTATTCTATTTTTCCTGAGAAAAGTGTTGCACTGCCTTCATTTAACGAAGTAAAAAAGGCGGTTAATCAAAAGATGGAGATTCTACAGGGAAAACTTGCCAAAAAATATGGTGTTACCATACATCCCTTTATAGTAAATGGCCATATCGATACCGAGATTATAGCCCTTGCTAAAAAGAAAAAAATTGATATGATATTCATGGGAACCCATGGTGCATCGGGTTATAAGGAAGTATTTATAGGCAGCAATGCCCAGCATGTAGTTACGCTATCCAATGTTCCTGTTATAACCATCCAGCAAAAAAAGGACAAAGCAGGTTTCAAAAATATATTGATTCCTATCGACGATTCTTTGCATAGCCGTGAAAAAGTAAACATTGCCATGCTCATTGCTGAAACTTTTAAATCGTATATCCATTTAATCGGACTGCCCGAAACTAAGGATGAAGAGGAAGTGAACAAGATTAATATTAAACTTGCCTCAGTTGAAAAAATTATTAACGATAGCAAATTAGGTTATAAAACAACAGTAGTGCACGGAAAAAATTTGGCGAAAGCTGCTATTAAATATGCCAAAGAAAATAATTGCGATTTGATTGTGATAAACACAGGTCACGAATCGCAGACTGGAATATTTTTGGGTGCCTTGGCTCAACAGATTGTTAACCACTCTAGCATACCTGTTTTAAGTTTTAAGCATTCAGAAGATCATTATAGTGCTGATACGCCTGCTTTTGGGATTTGAAGAAGGAGTAAGGAATAAGTGTTAAGTACTTATCCTTTACTACTTATTCCTTACCCCTATATATATTGTGGATACATTTGCAAAACTCCCCAAAAACTTCACATCCTATTAACATACCTTTGCATCCCATAAAGTACGCAACATTAGCGTTGGCGTGGTTTTTTTATGGAGAAAGTAAAATATATATTTGTAACCGGTGGCGTTACCTCTTCCCTTGGCAAAGGCATTATTTCAGCATCGTTAGCCAAACTATTACAAGCACGTGGCTATTCAGTCACTATACAAAAGTTCGACCCCTATATCAACTTAGACCCTGGCACATTAAATCCCTATGAGCATGGCGAATGCTATGTAACCGACGATGGTGCCGAAACCGATTTAGACCTCGGCCACTATGAGCGTTTCCTCAATGTGCCCACTAGTCAGGCTAATAATGTTACCACTGGACGCATATATCAATATGTAATTGATAAAGAACGCGAAGGTGCATACTTGGGCAAGACCGTTCAAGTAATTCCGCATGTTACCGACGAGATAAAACGCCGTATGCAATTGCTGGGAAATACAGGGCAGTTTCAAATTATTATAACAGAAATAGGAGGTACC is part of the Bacteroidota bacterium genome and encodes:
- a CDS encoding 1-acyl-sn-glycerol-3-phosphate acyltransferase encodes the protein MIYRFCAFMATLTRMLFYRKIYINKPEVLKKPGPIILACTHPDAFIDGVTLCSLFDVPVHILTRGDVFKKPRARKILEAINAIPIYRLSEGKENLSLNDETFNASKSVMINKEAVLIFSEGLCINEWKLRPLKKGTARLAFQGWNHPQIGHDLIVQPVGISISSYRLFGKRLILKFGEPITANQFESTEMNGKNILKFNQLLYEQLKPNIVEKPGDISDLAFENQFHRGDFEMFKAVKGSSKVLYYILLGLPALLGFLLNAPLFFPVKNLAAKFTKNSVFYDSVFFGMLLVTYPIYCILIAIIVGAYCGWCWALATFVLLPLLGKATSVLKNI
- a CDS encoding glutamine synthetase III; translation: MRFKALELIESRKPLEVKPPQRLSDIFAINVFGDENMKAHLSKEAYNAIKDSIKNGSSVDRKYADQIATAMKQWAISMGCTHYTHWFQPLTGTTAEKHDSFFEPDSNGKAMEKFSGNALVQQEPDASSFPSGGIRNTFEARGYSAWDPSSPAFLIDNPSGKTLCIPTIFVSYTGEALDYKAPLLKALNALEEVTVDICRSYFDRDVRRAHASLGIEQEYFLVDEALHNARPDLVLTGRTLLGHAPAKGQQLEDHYFGSIPERIHSYMVDVECEAIKLGIPLKTRHNEVAPAQYECAPMYEEVNLAIDHNQLLMDIMERIARKHSLKVLLHEKPYAGVNGSGKHNNWSIITDTGVNLLSPGKTPKNNLQFLTFFINTIKAVHDHADLLRASIAHAGNDHRLGANEAPPAIMSVFIGSQLTKVLNDFKKEYNKIGRPRLEQDLKLQIKKIPEILLDNTDRNRTSPFAFTGNKFEFRAVGSSANCANCMIVLNTIVAQQLKEFKAEVEQLMKDGEASQNNAIITILRKYQTKSKRILFEGNGYSDEWVKEAEERGLSNIKTTPKALDAYMSKASKKLFASSGVFSERELEARHEIMLETYVKKIQIESRVLGEIATTQVIPVALKYQTELAKNIEALKNAGLKAEHYKTQMDMVVGISNHIKSIKTAVDDMTEARRVTNNVEDMHKRAIDYCDKVRPYLDLIREHADELEFIVEDKMWVLPKYRELMFAR
- a CDS encoding universal stress protein; its protein translation is MKKGDIKRILVPVDFSETSEISLVEAMTLAKRLSAEVFILHVIESSGYYYSIFPEKSVALPSFNEVKKAVNQKMEILQGKLAKKYGVTIHPFIVNGHIDTEIIALAKKKKIDMIFMGTHGASGYKEVFIGSNAQHVVTLSNVPVITIQQKKDKAGFKNILIPIDDSLHSREKVNIAMLIAETFKSYIHLIGLPETKDEEEVNKINIKLASVEKIINDSKLGYKTTVVHGKNLAKAAIKYAKENNCDLIVINTGHESQTGIFLGALAQQIVNHSSIPVLSFKHSEDHYSADTPAFGI